From the Variovorax paradoxus genome, the window TGCAGCCTGGTGTACTGCCCACAGAGCTGGTGGAGCAGATCAAAGCTGTGGGAACCTTGGCTGTGTCGATCGAAAGCACGGATGCGTTTCGCACCCATCTGACCCGACTTTCGGCGGAACTTTTTCCTGGAAAACCAGCGGTCACGGGCTATAGTTTTCGGCACTCGCTCGCTGAGAATCTACGCGAGGCTGGCTGGGAAGCCGAGGCACTTGCAGCGGTTCTGGGTCAGGCGGTCTCGGAGACACAGGCGTATTACGGGCGCCGGAGACGAGCAGGTAGTCGGGCGCCTGAGGCCGCCGGAATTGACAAGAACAGCGTCGAGACGGCGAGGCCGGTTCGGCCGCTGGATCGATCTGGGCTCGCAGCCGTCGTGAAAGAAAAGCAGGCAAAAGCCTCGCACCCAAGAAAAGCGGCCCGGCTTTAACCCCAGCACCGCGATGGCCGACGATGACCCTTACTGCTGGTCAGTCTCGAGCTTGTACCGCTCAACAGTCGATCCCATGAGAACGGGAAGTGGAACTTGCAATCCCTCCGAGATCTTCATCAAGACGGTCAGCGAGGGCTGGTTTTGTCCAACTTCCATCTTGGCCACAAAGGTTCGGTTCACCCCGCAGCGATGAGCCAATTCCTCTTGTGACACACCCAATACGTTACGCCGCGCTCGAAGCTCAGCTGCGAAGGCTCTCATCAACGGAAGGTTTTGGGTCGACGTACGCACCGCCCAACTTTCGGCGGCATGCACCACAAATGCACCACCATATATGGTACAAACGAGTCTTCGGATTTCCAGGAAGGAATTCCGCGTCCGAATACCGCGAGATCACCATGCTCAGCCCGAATCGCTACCTGCTTCTGACCACGATCCAGCTCGCCGCGTTCAGCACGGCTGCGCAGTCTCCGCCAAGCGCAATCGCACCATTCGTTCAGCACCCAACCTTCTGCTCAGTTCTCCTCGGCGGGCCCGATCGAATCGCCGACGGCGCCGACAAAGCTTTCGGCGAAGCCCTGGCCACCACGACAACCGCCATTGGTGGTCCCGCCGAGATCGCCCTCGCGCGCATCCAAGCCGAGTGCGCAGCGCAGCCTGCAACGGCCGGCGTTCCTGACAGACCCAAGCCTCGCGAGTCTCTCTAGCGCCGACTGAGCACTGCTCCTCCTGATATTGTTTATCCGCTCCCGTAGCGCTGAAGGGAGCCCGTTCGGTAGACCCTGTGCTCCTCCTTGGGCCTCCAGCCCGTAATAAAGACTGGGGAACCGTACGGATTCGACGCTGTAGCTCGAACGGTGTCTTGGGGCGTCGCTGGCCGATGCGCTGGCGACGACCCCGCATATCAGGGTGTGCGTGTCGAATGCGGCGCATTGACTCTGCTCAAGGAGTATCACGGTGACATGCAAGGTAGGAGTGGACATCAGCAAGATGAAGCTCGATGTGGCGTGGCTGCGGGCGGACGGCAAGTACCGCTCCAAGGTGTTCCCCAACAACGCAGGCGGCTTCGCTGAGCTGCTGCGATGGCTGCAATCCAATCTGCCCGATGGCAAGGCAACGGCCCACGTCTGCATGGAAGCCACCGGGACGTACCACGAGGCCCTGGCGCTGTTCCTGCATGACCAGGCGGTGGCTGTCTCGGTCGTGAACCCGCTGCAGGTGAAGCGATTCATGGAGCTCGAGGGTGTTCGCAACAAGACCGATGGCGGCGACGCGAAGGCCCTTGCACGGTTTTGCGACAAGACCGCTCCGGCGTTGTGGGAGGCGCCTTCTGCGGGC encodes:
- a CDS encoding helix-turn-helix transcriptional regulator, producing MRAFAAELRARRNVLGVSQEELAHRCGVNRTFVAKMEVGQNQPSLTVLMKISEGLQVPLPVLMGSTVERYKLETDQQ